From one Candidatus Hydrogenedentota bacterium genomic stretch:
- a CDS encoding TolC family protein encodes MRTSAVAVLLLAALLAAGSAVAQEPVETVDAEEAGAASEDLATQAAVAAALAEAAEAEAAAAAAKAAAVAAALDALPKAEESIGSGRSIQEEISVDLIDLTELRRAAESQPGRETVRMSLAEAVQLALRQNPDILVTSFEPLKSEADIYSARGEFDPMLQGQMNYTRSDASANQQIQLFGQVTSVESWNTNVVASVLGKLKTGTQYAVTFNSNKEESTFGGFIEEFGSQLSLTLTQPVLRGFGTKYNTVRIQAAKNARALTGAQLRLSVLRAVNDVVRSYWDLTGATEAIRVSEDALKNAERLLKINETRREIGTAADIEVLQTKAGVAMRQSELIAATSRASDAADLLKQALGMRDGEFFSKVMIIPTDRPNPLDTSSFDYAAFEEGVDRSVKLALEKRPEMAMSDIELQNAQLDEYRTRHEMLPQVDLTASYAQGGRDHKLSRSLYGIRDKQDEIYSVGIQGTVPINNRAARGQHLRAQLTRRQAEERRRQTELGLMTAVHVASRNMMTSKILMESNAQAVRLQEANVVAEEKRLRLGVTTSFQVLRIQEDLTAARIQELQSRIAYEKSLLELQTAEGTLLENLGVDVIQPGAEEPVSYYESIRPRWE; translated from the coding sequence GACTTGGCGACGCAGGCCGCTGTGGCGGCGGCCCTGGCCGAGGCCGCCGAAGCCGAGGCGGCCGCGGCGGCGGCCAAGGCGGCGGCGGTGGCGGCGGCGCTTGACGCCCTGCCCAAGGCCGAAGAGAGCATCGGGTCCGGCCGGTCCATCCAGGAGGAAATCTCCGTGGACCTGATTGACCTCACCGAACTGCGCCGCGCGGCGGAGTCCCAGCCGGGCCGGGAGACGGTCCGCATGAGCCTCGCGGAGGCGGTGCAACTGGCGCTGCGGCAGAATCCGGACATCCTGGTCACGTCCTTCGAGCCGCTAAAGTCCGAGGCGGACATTTACTCGGCCCGCGGCGAGTTTGATCCCATGCTCCAGGGGCAGATGAACTACACCCGGTCCGACGCCTCGGCCAACCAGCAAATCCAGCTCTTCGGCCAGGTGACCTCGGTCGAGTCCTGGAACACCAACGTGGTGGCCAGCGTGCTCGGCAAGCTGAAAACGGGCACCCAGTACGCGGTCACGTTCAACTCGAACAAAGAGGAGAGCACCTTCGGCGGGTTCATCGAGGAGTTCGGGTCACAGCTTTCCCTCACACTCACCCAGCCGGTGCTGCGCGGGTTCGGCACCAAGTACAACACAGTCCGCATCCAGGCCGCGAAGAACGCCCGCGCGCTCACCGGGGCGCAGTTGCGGCTTTCGGTTTTGCGCGCCGTGAACGACGTGGTCCGTTCCTACTGGGACCTCACCGGGGCCACCGAGGCCATCCGGGTGAGCGAGGACGCCCTGAAGAACGCGGAGCGCCTGCTGAAGATCAACGAGACGCGCCGCGAGATTGGCACGGCGGCGGACATCGAGGTGCTTCAGACCAAGGCGGGCGTGGCGATGCGCCAGTCCGAACTGATCGCGGCGACCTCGCGGGCGAGCGACGCGGCGGACCTGCTGAAACAGGCGCTGGGCATGCGGGACGGGGAGTTTTTCTCGAAGGTGATGATCATCCCCACGGACCGGCCGAATCCGTTGGACACGTCAAGTTTTGACTACGCCGCCTTCGAGGAGGGCGTGGACCGCAGCGTGAAACTTGCCCTGGAGAAACGCCCCGAGATGGCCATGAGCGACATTGAGCTGCAAAACGCCCAGTTGGACGAGTACCGCACACGGCACGAGATGCTGCCCCAGGTGGACCTCACGGCGTCCTATGCCCAGGGCGGCCGCGACCACAAGCTGAGCCGGTCCCTTTACGGCATCCGCGACAAGCAGGACGAGATATACAGCGTGGGCATCCAGGGCACGGTGCCCATCAACAACCGCGCGGCGCGCGGCCAGCACCTGCGCGCCCAGCTCACCCGCCGCCAGGCGGAGGAGCGCCGCAGGCAGACGGAGCTTGGGCTGATGACGGCGGTCCATGTGGCCTCCCGCAACATGATGACCAGCAAGATACTCATGGAGAGCAACGCCCAGGCTGTGCGGCTCCAGGAGGCCAACGTTGTGGCCGAGGAGAAGCGCCTGCGCCTTGGCGTGACGACCAGTTTCCAGGTGCTGCGCATCCAGGAGGACCTGACAGCCGCGCGCATCCAGGAACTCCAGTCGCGCATCGCCTACGAGAAGTCCCTGCTCGAGCTACAGACCGCCGAGGGGACCCTTCTGGAGAATCTGGGCGTTGACGTGATTCAGCCCGGTGCGGAGGAGCCCGTGTCCTATTATGAGAGTATCCGGCCCCGCTGGGAGTAG